Below is a genomic region from Streptomyces sp. NBC_00461.
CGGCCGGCGAGTGCACGGTCACCGTGTGGGCCGGGTCCACCGAGGTGGCCCGCGGGCGGGGCCCGGTCACCACGACCGGGCCCGCCGCGTTCACAGCGCGACTCCGCCGTCGATCTGGATGACCTCGCCGGTGATGTACGCGGCCCGGTCGGACACCAGGAAGGAGACCAGGTCGGCGACCTCGTCCGCGCCGCCGTACCGCTTCAGCGGGATCGACTTCAGGGCCTCGGCGCGGACCTTCTCAGGCAGCCGGTCGGTCATGTCGGTCTCGATGAAGCCGGGCGCGACGACGTTGACGCGGATGCCGTAGGACGCGACCTCCTTGGCGAGGGACGCGCTCATGCCCTGGATGCCGGCCTTGGAGGCGGCGTAGTTGCTCTGCGTGGCGTGGCCGTAGACACCGGCGATGGACGACATGTTGACGATGACGCCCTGCTTGCGCTTCATGAAGCCGAAGCCCACGGAGCGGCAGAAGTTGAAGGTGCCGGTGAGGTTCGTGTCGATGACGGTGTGCCAGTCCTCGACCGGCATCAACACCATCGGGTTGTCCCGGACGACGCCCGCGGAGTTGACGAGCGCGGCGACGGGTCCGAGCCGCCTGCCCGTCTCGCTCACGAACTCCTGCACGGCGTCGAAGTCGGCCACGTCGCACGGGGCGTGGTGGACCTGCGCCCCGGCCTCGCGCACCAGCTTCTCCGTCTGCGCGGCCGCGTCCGCTCCGCTGCGGTAGCAGAAGGCGATGTCGTAGCCGTCCGCCGCGAGACGTACGGCCACGGCACGTCCGATGCCGCGGGATCCGCCGGTGACGAGGGCCACCTGACGTTCGGTCATGTGCCTGCTCCTTAGTGGTCGTTGGCGGCGGTCAGCCGCAGCCGCCCGCGGTGTCGTGGTCCATCGAGCCGCGTCGCTCGCGCAGTTCGGCGGGGATGCCGGCCAGGGGATCGGCCGCAGCGGGAGCAGCCGTTCCCGCAGGAGCCAGCGCCTCTTCGAGGGCGGCCAGGAAGCCGTCGAGCCGGTCCAGGCCCCAGAAGCGGTGCCGGCCGAACTTGAAGTACGGGACGCCGAAGACGTCGTCCTCGTAGATCCGCATGAGAGCCTCGACGCCCTGTTCGCGGATGTGCTCCTCGTCCGGCGCGGCGACCAGGAGGGCCCCGTCGAGACCGGCCTCGTCGCAGACCCGGCGCAGGATCGCGGGGTCGCAGATGTTCTCGCCGCGCTCCCAGCGGGCCGCCATCACGGCGTCGTAGTAGGCGCGATGGACGCCGAGCTCCCGGGCCTTGAACCAGGCCAGGTGGGGCAGGTCCCACCACTCGTCGCCCTTGTCGATGGGCCACTTCATCGCGTAGCCGTACGTGGCGGCGAGCCGCTTGGTGTCGTTCAGGATGTACAGGTGCTTGGCCTTGCTCATGGCCACGTAGTGGAACTCCCCGCCCGCGGCCTGCAGCGCGGCGGCGCTCTTCGCGTCCGGCTCCGAGAAGGGGATGAACTCGGCGATCTCCTGCGCGTTCGGGAAGCGCTCCTCCAGGCGCCGCAGCGCCATCCAGCTGAAGGGGCTGCGCAGGGAGAAGTACACGCGGGGCGGCCTGCGCGGGCTCATGCGGCACCCCCGAGGAGGCCTCCGAGGAGGGCGGCCTG
It encodes:
- the fabG gene encoding 3-oxoacyl-[acyl-carrier-protein] reductase, coding for MTERQVALVTGGSRGIGRAVAVRLAADGYDIAFCYRSGADAAAQTEKLVREAGAQVHHAPCDVADFDAVQEFVSETGRRLGPVAALVNSAGVVRDNPMVLMPVEDWHTVIDTNLTGTFNFCRSVGFGFMKRKQGVIVNMSSIAGVYGHATQSNYAASKAGIQGMSASLAKEVASYGIRVNVVAPGFIETDMTDRLPEKVRAEALKSIPLKRYGGADEVADLVSFLVSDRAAYITGEVIQIDGGVAL
- a CDS encoding DsbA family protein, with protein sequence MSPRRPPRVYFSLRSPFSWMALRRLEERFPNAQEIAEFIPFSEPDAKSAAALQAAGGEFHYVAMSKAKHLYILNDTKRLAATYGYAMKWPIDKGDEWWDLPHLAWFKARELGVHRAYYDAVMAARWERGENICDPAILRRVCDEAGLDGALLVAAPDEEHIREQGVEALMRIYEDDVFGVPYFKFGRHRFWGLDRLDGFLAALEEALAPAGTAAPAAADPLAGIPAELRERRGSMDHDTAGGCG